The Terrirubrum flagellatum nucleotide sequence TGATTGGGCGCGGCGTGTTTGGGAGTGCGCGGGCTCATTTCGATTGTTGATTCTGAGGCGCTCGCTAACGCTCGCGATTCTTGCGCTGGGCCCCGGACACGGTTCCGCTTCGCTACACCGTTCCGGGGACGGAGAGAGCTTCATTCTTTTACGCTGAGGCTGTTACCGTCCCCGGTTCCATGAAGTGAGCGCAGCGAACGAAATGGAGACCGGGGTCCAGCGAAAGGCTTCGCGAAGCGGCAATACTCCGGCATCACAAGCGCAAGTTCAGATCGTCTTCTCATCCGATCGGCAATAATCCGCGATCACGCAGCGCGGGCAGTCCGGCTTGCGCGCCTTACAGACATAGCGCCCGTGCAGAATGAGCCAGTGGTGCGCGTGCAACTTGTAATCCGCCGGAATGATCTTCTCCAGGCCGAGTTCGACTTCGAGCACATTCTTGCCCGGCGCGAGCGGAATGCGGTTCGAGACGCGGAAGAGATGCGTATCGACGGCGATCGTCGGATGATGGAAGGCGATATTGAGCACGACATTCGCCGTCTTGCGGCCGACGCCCGGCAGTTTCTCCAGCGCCTCGCGCGCCTGCGGAATCTCGCCGCCATGCTCGGCGATCAGTTGCTGCGAGAGCGCGATGACATTCTTCGCCTTGCCGCGGAACAGGCCGATCGTCTTGATGAGATCGCGCACCTTGTCCTCGCCGAGCGCGATCATCTTCTCCGGCGTGTCGGCGAGCGCGA carries:
- the nth gene encoding endonuclease III — protein: MPSPKPVSARKPTAGGKSPASAAKVAKAPPAKTPAKSAPGLASARPRRKGQPKPPDAATVRAIFARFAEVNPEPKGELEYVNPYTLLVAVVLSAQATDAGVNKATRRLFALADTPEKMIALGEDKVRDLIKTIGLFRGKAKNVIALSQQLIAEHGGEIPQAREALEKLPGVGRKTANVVLNIAFHHPTIAVDTHLFRVSNRIPLAPGKNVLEVELGLEKIIPADYKLHAHHWLILHGRYVCKARKPDCPRCVIADYCRSDEKTI